The Setaria viridis chromosome 6, Setaria_viridis_v4.0, whole genome shotgun sequence genome contains a region encoding:
- the LOC117861976 gene encoding uncharacterized protein yields MGDDIAWSEINGVYDRDDSLKENTNPKCLLKNHPHHNNGSSQRFSGNLKPTAAPIIGLSGKLGGARRQHHYPPAIFPKKAKTGGGGRAPKAAVPEPGSPKVSCIGKVLSDRERARLGRPPRTRGSSRPPGCCGGFGFLMRRSRSRNSAVECVDQSPPPPSSLPPLAEAARRRETKEVEEEEDDDEVPAVAVPGLGGMRRFASGRRAAGWAAEMEDDGRVARSGDGATQFLPCGPTLDV; encoded by the coding sequence ATGGGCGACGACATCGCCTGGTCCGAGATCAACGGCGTCTACGACCGCGACGACTCCCTCAAGGAGAACACCAACCCCAAGTGCCTCCTCAAGAACCACCCCCACCACAACAACGGCTCCTCGCAGCGGTTCTCCGGCAACCTCAAGCCGACGGCCGCGCCCATCATCGGGCTCTCGGGGAAGCTcggtggcgcgcggcggcagcaCCACTACCCGCCGGCCATCTTCCCCAAGAAGGCcaagaccggcggcggcgggcgcgcgcccAAGGCGGCCGTCCCGGAGCCCGGGTCCCCCAAGGTCTCCTGCATCGGGAAGGTCCTCTCCGACCGCGAGCGCGCGCGCCTCGGCCGCCCGCCGAGGACGCGCGGGAGCTCGAGGCCGCCGGGGTGCTGCGGCGGGTTCGGGTTCCTGATGCGGCGCAGCCGGTCCAGGAACAGCGCCGTGGAGTGCGTCGACcagtccccgccgccgccgtcgtctttGCCGCCTCTGGCtgaggcggcgaggcggagggagacgaaggaggtggaggaggaggaggacgacgacgaggtgccggcggtggcggtgccgggGCTGGGAGGCATGCGGCGGTTCGCGTcggggaggcgggcggcggggtgggcggccgAGATGGAGGACGACGGACGCGTGGCGAGATCTGGGGACGGTGCGACACAGTTCCTCCCATGCGGACCCACGTTGGATGTCTGA
- the LOC117861636 gene encoding heat shock 70 kDa protein BIP4, which produces MFQFCIPSWVAFTDDGATLVGEAASNHAGADPEAVIFGFKRLLGLSTAAGLEHEVQPEQHSRVRMAWKNPRRFRRLEGLQSLRSLTSNHWYEGDNVQTAIKRAPYKITARDFQTPSIHVKSKDGTVKQLSLMKVASMVIAQLKDKAMEYLGGPVDYAVMTIPQHYSGRSRDTAMMAVAVAYGLRTKLREGANALVLHVGGGTADASVVTLMDRSLGIRAYRDDPFLGGDDFDQKVVDYFAELVRMKHGKDVGGDSIALAKLRTACERAKKALSNQEHVQVTVESLFDGVDFSETLSRSKFEELNDDAFRRVVALVRRVMLEAEERRGNIKIDEIILVGTSTMIPKIQRLVKESFNGMEPSIRVKPDEAVALGAVVHAYSVY; this is translated from the exons ATGTTCCAATTCTGCATCCCGTCCTGGGTCGCCTTCACCGACGACGGCGCCACCCTCGTCGGCGAGGCCGCCAGCAACCACGCCGGCGCTGATCCTGAAGCCGTGATCTTCGGTTTCAAGCGCTTGCTCGGGCTAAG TACAGCCGCCGGCCTCGAACACGAGGTGCAGCCGGAGCAGCACTCAAGGGTGCGCATGGCCTGGAAGAACCCAAGGAGGTTTAGGCGGCTGGAGGGGCTGCAATCTCTAAG GTCCTTGACATCAAACCACTGGTACGAGGGCGACAACGTGCAGACAGCCATCAAGCGTGCTCCGTACAAGATCACTGCAAGAGACTTCCAGACGCCGAGCATCCACGTCAAGTCCAAGGACGGTACAGTGAAGCAGCTCAGCCTGATGAAGGTGGCGTCCATGGTGATCGCCCAGCTCAAGGACAAGGCCATGGAGTACCTCGGCGGTCCGGTCGACTACGCCGTCATGACCATTCCGCAGCATTACAGTGGGCGGTCCAGGGACACGGCTATGATGGCCG TTGCCGTCGCTTATGGCCTCCGCACCAAGCTGCGAGAGGGCGCCAACGCATTAGTGCTCCATGTCGGAGGCGGCACGGCTGATGCGAGCGTCGTCACGCTTATGGATCGTTCGCTTGGAATCCGCGCATACCGGGATGATCCTTTCCTTGGAGGAGATGATTTTGATCAGAAGGTCGTGGACTATTTCGCCGAGCTAGTGAGGATGAAGCACGGAAAGGACGTCGGTGGGGATTCGATCGCTCTTGCAAAACTGAGGACGGCATGTGAGCGTGCCAAGAAGGCATTGAGCAACCAAGAGCATGTTCAAGTGACTGTTGAGTCTCTTTTCGACGGCGTGGACTTCTCCGAGACATTGTCACGGTCAAAGTTTGAGGAATTGAACGATGATGCGTTCCGCAGAGTTGTTGCGTTGGTAAGGAGAGTGATGCTAGAAGCAGAGGAAAGGAGGGGCAACATCAAGATCGATGAGATTATTCTTGTTGGTACAAGCACCATGATCCCAAAGATCCAGAGACTTGTCAAGGAATCCTTTAATGGGATGGAGCCAAGCATAAGGGTGAAACCAGATGAAGCAGTTGCTCTTGGAGCAGTAGTTCATGCATATTCTGTTTATTGA